The Apis cerana isolate GH-2021 linkage group LG10, AcerK_1.0, whole genome shotgun sequence DNA window AATTTCCAATCTACCAATAATCCTccatctttctccttttttatatcttccaAACCTATTATATCAGAATTTGGAATTACACCAGTTGCTGATACAATGAAGTCACAaccaataatttttccatttgttAATTGAACATATATAGGCCATTCTTCCATAGgatcaaattctttttgttctgatttattaagaattttaattacctCACATTCGTAttctatttgtatttttgCAGATTTAAGGTAAGtactttttatatcaaaattgttATGCCAATCTGGACCTAAAGCTGGTCCATCTGCTACAGCGGTAATATCAGAGATAGTATATCTCATTCTTTTAGTTAAAGAACTTACATTAGTATGTACAAATGtatcatttttgtatattttgttcatGAAAAATTCTGAAGCTCCAGGATCAACAAAAGTTGCGGAAATatgtttatctttaattaccCATATCATTTCAAGACCATCTACTTCGTGCACAATTTCAGTTGCAATACCTCCATTTCCAACTATTAcaattctttttgaattttttattttttgagaaaattgaagaaCTGATTCTGTATCTCTTAtacctaatataaaattattataattttctataagttTTGGTCTAGCACCATTACAAAgacataacattttataatttataatttttccatttttagtttctacttgtttatttaaactatctatttttattactaaatcattaataatttttaataaatcatgtaCTTTCATCAAAACTGtactatctttttcttctatatcaaATTGCATTAAAGTTTTGCCAAGTGGAATTATATTTGTGACTGTTTTTATTAAAGGACTTGCTGTAATtagaatgattttttcttCTGGAGCAAGAAAAGCTATACTTTCAACACAAGATACTCCAGCAATACCACCACctactattaaaaatgtacaatttaacttttcttcattcattttatatgatttatttctgaaatgtaaattttcaaataattaaattaaaaaattaaaaataatgcattaatttttccattctaaataattataatatctaaaaggAACATTATATG harbors:
- the LOC133665607 gene encoding pyridine nucleotide-disulfide oxidoreductase domain-containing protein 1; the protein is MNEEKLNCTFLIVGGGIAGVSCVESIAFLAPEEKIILITASPLIKTVTNIIPLGKTLMQFDIEEKDSTVLMKVHDLLKIINDLVIKIDSLNKQVETKNGKIINYKMLCLCNGARPKLIENYNNFILGIRDTESVLQFSQKIKNSKRIVIVGNGGIATEIVHEVDGLEMIWVIKDKHISATFVDPGASEFFMNKIYKNDTFVHTNVSSLTKRMRYTISDITAVADGPALGPDWHNNFDIKSTYLKSAKIQIEYECEVIKILNKSEQKEFDPMEEWPIYVQLTNGKIIGCDFIVSATGVIPNSDIIGLEDIKKEKDGGLLVDWKLETSKQDIYAAGDVCSAGWVLAKHWFQMRLWTQAHQMGRYAAKSMVSKMKNEEFLQDFCFELFTHVTKFFGYKVVLLGLYNGQKLDNNYEVLLRITRGEEYIKLILKNGKMQGAVLIGDTNLEEMCENLILNQLDLSVYGEDLLNPDIDIEDYFD